In the genome of Dioscorea cayenensis subsp. rotundata cultivar TDr96_F1 unplaced genomic scaffold, TDr96_F1_v2_PseudoChromosome.rev07_lg8_w22 25.fasta BLBR01000448.1, whole genome shotgun sequence, the window TCCTGACCATTATCAACCTGTAATGCAGTAGATACAACCAAACCAATATCATCCTGTAATGTAGTAGAGCTCCCACCCTTATCAGTAACTTGATTAGAAATCACAGAATTCATTGAGATTGTTCCCTATTTATTCTTCACTTTCCATTGCAGCTTCTCCATCTTCCTCAACCTGCAATCCTCTTTAACATGTCCAAACTTTTTCTGATTGAACACACAATTGGCCTCCATTCATACACAACTTTTTGCTGAAATTCTGCACCATTCTCATCAGTCATCTCAATAACCTCTGGAAAGTCACTCGAAGCATCCATTTCAACCAAAATCCTAGCAAAACCCAGCTTCATTTTGGACAATGTACATCTATCACGTTATAATGGCTTACCACATATACTCCCAATTCTACTCGACATTTTCCAGCATCCGGAATTCCCAAGAGCAAACCCAGGTAATTGAATCCATATAGGTAATACACAAGCGTTTGTATCAAATTTAATCTTGGTTgccattttttcaaaattaaaggaTGGTAATCAAATGTAAAAGGTCCATCAGCCAAAACTTGAGCACAACCTCGTTCATCACTGAATTGGAAAAGAAACAATTAGAATTCACTCTGAGATACCGATATCAATCCATATTTCCGCCATCTAGCTTGTGCAAATGCGGTAATTCTCTCAACTCTAGGGTTTGCAATCCATAAACACAACCCAACAAAGCATTCTTCCATTTCATCTCTTCATTAACAACCTCTGCTGAGTGAAATCGGACCACCATCAGACCATTTGAGACATTAGGTGTCACAAATTTCAACTCACTCTCCTTCCCCCTTCACACGATTATCAACAAGCGAGAGAACTCCATGGCTCGATCCGAGTACCTTGCAATTTCTCGACATCGGGTTTGGGAACCTTATTACTATCATCATTTTGCATCCACGACATTCCTCGATTGCCATCACCCAAATTTTCATCGGCAACCTACGAGTAGAGTTCATCATCTCACCTTCTAGGGCATGTTCCATCCTATCTTGATGGTCTCCATCTTCCCCTACCATCCGACTTATCGTGTGACAACATCCGGATCAAACCTAGAACCTCCAGTAGCGCGATCCACCAGTGGCGACAACACAATCACTCACGAGAACCAAGCTTCTTCCCTCTTCCCTCGCCATTAGGCGAGTTTGGCGTGTCgccaagaaagagagaaatcgATTTGCTATCAAAATTTTTAGAAGTAATTTAATAACTTCTACGATTAACTACTAAAAATCTCTCTATTTCACACTGCGTTGGggtaaattgattaattaatagatttttttataattttataatttatttatatattaatttataatttagtttataaaaatcagaaagtaaaaaaacctatattaatagatttttaatttagtttattattaatagatttttttagtaggttataatttaaagtattttaaaaataaaaaaataaaaaaaccttccACCTTACCCTTGTCTCCCCCTTTGCACGACATTCCACTCATCTCTATAAAATCCCCCACAATCTCTCTTCCTTGCATTTCGCTCCCTTCTCCCCATCTCTCCTTCTCCCCTATTTCCTTCATTCTCTAGTTTGCCAAAAATGCCAATACCATACAAAGATTCAGTGACACAAAATTTCCATTCATCATTTTTGGGCACTTGCATTGAGATCAGCCTGTTATATGTTGCTATTAACTACAAGATTCCTCTTGATAGTGAAATGGCTCCTCATTAATCTAGGTTTTTGTGAGCttacatttgttttatttttgtcgAGTTTTTACCATGGTTTTCAAGTATTTTGGTCTTGAGAATATTGGGATGACACCCGCGGCAGCTGGTGGAGGACGGAACACCACACATGAGGAGACCGCCCGGAGGCGAGGTCCCGGTCGATGTTGCTCTTAACTTTGAGCACCGAGGGGATTGGTGGAGGCGGAGACACCACATAGGTGGTGGAAGCTGGAGAGGCGAACCGTGCAGTGGAGGACGTCGCCGGTCAAAAGATGGACGGCTCGGCGGCCGGTGTAGCAGGTGGAGAGTAGAGCAATGACATGTAGAGCGGCGGCGGAGTTATTTGTGGCGGATTTGATTACTTGTTGCTATGAGACTTTCATTGTTTCAATATAGTTTTTAGTAATGTATGAGCAGTGAAATGGGAATTGATCTTTGAATACGAAATTCCAACTTGAATTACATTTTTCATCTACGAAATTTAGCGATGGGTTACATTCATTCATTACACCCCTGTGGACTTGAAATGAATCAAAAGCCTCCAGGATGTCCAAAGCCTGTCCTATACCTCGTCTTTGTAAACATAAATCCGAGTGCCGACTATCTTTGCATTCACAACTATATCACCCGGATGTAGCGAAATGCAAGTTCAAGTCACATTTCTTAGATCACACTCTACTCATCATTTTTGGATGTGTCACTCATACTCTGACACTTACATAAAAGGATTCACagatttttatttggaatttctAATCTTTTGGCAAAGAACATGGAATATCAAACTAAAACATTTTCATTCTCCATCACCCGAGTTGATTTTTTTGGCTATATGTCTATCTAAAGTTAATGCCTGAATGAATTTCTGATGCTAATTGCAATGCTTATTATGCTAGTGCACTAACTCATACATATCGTGCACGACATCATAAATGGAATTTATACATATCTACCGTATGTGGTGTTTTACAATATTTCGGTAATCAGAAAAGCATGATGGTTGCTCGATGATGAACAACGAGAAAGCGGTCTGTGGTGAGCTCTTGCCATGAGGTAAGTGTCATGTGTTCTCACTACTTTACATACAATGATGTCTTTGATTGGGATGCTTGGTTTTGCTCCTATCCAGATTTGAGTGGATATCTTTGGGCTGATGCACATGCCTTAAAAAGAATCTGTTTACTTCACGAAAAAAAGTGGAGTGACTGAAAATCAAATGATTCAGTTCTTGCATTGCTTGGGTGTCCAGCATCCCTAACACGGCTTGTTGGCTTGTTAGGTCAATCTTTGCTTTAGGCATGCAAAATATCATAATgctatcttttaattaatttcattcagATTTTTTGTTTTGGCTTTACATCGTGAAacatcttaatttatttttcaatccacGGAAAATTACCACTCTTGCTGCATTTATGCTCGGAAATATGACATCTAGAGGCAATGCCCATCTAATAATCAATGTGGTAAGGTAAGTCATCGATCTCATTTCGGTCTAATGATGAGCATCACTTAAAACATTTCATCTATGTATTGAGTTatgaaaatcaagtttcaaatacaatGCATATCTCTAACCTCCTGGAGCGATGGCGGGTAAGGTGAAATATTATCTTTGGTTGTTGCAGTTCTTTGGTATGCTTACTCAAAGTTTATCACCGACGAACTATCTTGTCAGGTTACCGTTCATTGTGTTTTGTAATAATCCGAAGAAAAGAGTGGAGTGCGCTAAGATGATGTGAAGGCATACCACTATTTGAGGTTATGATTCTAGAATATATCACAAAAGAATCGGGTTTTGGAAATGGACTACTTCCTTGCAATGCAGTTAGTGCAAGCAAGCAGAAGGTTCCAACTGTTCCATCTCTCTCGATTAAAAATGACACTACCACAACACCCGGCCATTCCTCTTCCCAAACACCTAATCCACGAGTCCTCCCCAGGACCCATCCACCTTCTTTCCATCCCTCTCCCCATCCACTCCTTCCAAAAACTTAGTCTTTAAGCAGCAACCAACTCTGAATACATCCCATCCTTATTTAATCaaatcctcttcctcttcccttTCCCTTTGTTACCCATCTTGCATGTTTCTCCACTCAAACTTCATTTACCAAACCTTATTCACTCAAGACCTCACATGAGGGAGGCTACAAAAAGAATGACAACTAGCATTTTtggtattattatttctatcAAACAAGTAgttaacaaaaatgaaaaggtGGTCTATAAAAACTGAATGAAGTAGTGGACATGATGAACACAAAGCGGGTTTGGTTGGAATGATGCAAGAAAGTGCGTCGTGGTTGACTGTGAGacaagtttttgattgaatatCTCTGATACATGTGTTGttgttaatattattcttaaatttattGTGCACTTATTATGTGAtagctaatatgtgtgtgtgtgtgtgtgtagtgTGTGTGTTTTCAACAAGTAATCTAATTCACAATTTTTAAACTAGTAGAAACATCAAAAGGTGGAAATCATGCAAATAAGGAGTTTAAAGAAATTTGAAAGATTGCAAAGGTATTTTAGTAAGGATCGTGCTAATGGGCGAGGAGGCAGAAACTGCTGAGATGTTGTCGAAGGGTTGAATGATGACACAAATAATGTCATTGAGATCGATTTAGAGCTTGATGAGGAGCGTACTTCAGCCGGTACCTAGGAGAATCATATGTCTAATGGACCTAATATCTCTAGGCATCCACAAAAAGCGTCAAAAAAATGTTGGATGTTGCTAACAAGTTTATTGAGAATATGGACAATTATATGTCTACGCAAGATGCGACGTATTACTTTATTGTGATGTCGAGACCCTCCTATGGCAAGAAACTTGGGTGAAGAGGTAAAAAGCTTGGTTTGGCGAGGATGAGGAGGTTGATTTAATGATTAAGTTCTCTCATAAGCTTGAGTATGAGAAATATTTTTGGGAGTTGAATGGTGTCCAAAGGATaagttttgtgaaaaaaaattatgggattaCCATAATCTTTGCATAGTATGAAAGAGGTGTAGTAGCTTTTGTGAAGTTGATATTTTTGTATCCATGGATGTATGTCTTTTAAGTTGATGTAGCTACTATAAAGCTTTCATTTCATGATAACTATTTATGGTTTTTGTATGGTAGTTGACAAAACTTTATAGGTTTCATTGCAACGTATTTTTGTTGTAGTTGTTGACAactatatatgttataattatattttattaatgttagtTTGTTACATATTccatttgttgaatttggttCATTCTTGATTTAACCACTGTTTGTGAAAAGCTTCAAAAATTCATGTAAtagagttgatatatatatatatatatatggaacttGGTTTCTAAGATCAGGACAAAGCTAGGGTAGGCCCAAGTTGGGGCCATGGCCATGTATTCCCCAATAAGAACATATTTTATAGGTTAATGCACATTAGccctgttatatatatatatatatatatatatatatatatatatatatatatatatatatatatatatatatatatatatatatatatatgcaagttAATACACATTGTTGTACCCCtacttttttaaacaaaaaaattgatatatatatatattaggtacacgttgataaaaatatatgcacatTGCTcccactttttttaaataaaaaatatcatatatatttttttcatgttgatgcacataatatataacaattatatttttagtaaaaaatatttataaaaatttcttgtTTGGATCCTTGAtatcatacaaataaatttttttatatataaagtctATTAACTtgcaaattgaaattttttacaaattagtatatatagtcttacaaatttataattttagaagatcatatttacaaattttattatttagtctcttgacattttgtaaatttgtttatatagtaaaaaaatgtgaaaattaattgtttgaaacctgattttctttaaattagtgtatataatatacaaatataattgtgatttaataagattattaattataaactaGGTTATATAGATTATAgattatagtatatttaataagattatagagtaacaaattttattgtttagtcgATTGACATATTAACAGAATTTATCATGTgtttttagtaataaaatatttttgcatatattttaaaaatttttaaaaatataattataatttaataagttaattaattattaaaaattaattagttaatgttgaaattgagaaaaaaaccttgaaatttatttgtgaatttgtttattagtaaaaacaaacatataatcGATGCATAGGGTACAGGAAGTAATTTTACTGATATTTTTGTCGAGTacttaaaagaaatgaaaagaacaaTATTTTTGTGTTGTCCATAAGATATCAAACAAGGTACAACACAAGTAGTTGTGTTGTATCATAACTACTTGTTCTGTTATGTACTGTTTGTGATATACTTGGCTATGTATCAAACATTTGTACCATAACTACTTGTTCTGTTATGTACTGTTTGTGATATACTTGGCTATGTATCAAACAGACcctaaggaaaaaaacaaaacaaacaagagaaagaagaaggcgGACGTGAGTATCCTAACACTTATTGAAGACGCATGAGATTATGTTACTTGTATACGTCGGTGAGGATGAGCAAAGGTTGAGCGAACGGGGGCATGACCCCACggtttttgttatatatatatatatatatatatatatatatatatatatatatatatatatatatatatatatatatatatatcaaattaatacatataatataaaaaaataatatttttttaaaaatttttgtaaaaactttattatttggctctttaatatttttataaattgatttatatagtttatttttttatttttacaaaaagtcTATTGCTTAATGAGTTgatacaaattagtatatatatagtctaaaaatattatagtttttagacaaacatatttataaaatttttattgagtttagccttatttaatcaaatcctcttcctcttcccttTCCCTTTGTTACCGATCCTGCATGTTTCTCCACTCCAAACTTCATTTACCAAACCTTATTCACTCAAGACCTCACCATCTACTCCTTCAACGATCCAGCCTGACTCGACATCCAATTAACCTTCTCTCCGCTTCTTCCTTGTGATCCGTGGCTCCCCATTCATCACCCTATCCATCCTCTCTATCTCCACAATCCACACCATATCTCTCTCAACAAACCATGGGCGACGGCGATCTCCTCCTCCTCGCCCACCCTCTCCATCTCCGTCTACACCAGCATCTGGTGGCGCTGGAGATGCATGCGGCGGTGACGTGGTGGCATGTGAGAAAAGGTGAAGGGGTGTACGAGGAGCAGTTCAGCAAGCAGAACAAGCTAGTCGGACTGTTTGTGGGCGAATTGAACAAAAGAGGAAGCGGGCTGTGGTTTGCACCGCCAAAGTGGAAGCAGTGCAGGTTAATTTGGGATTCAAGTGCTGCCATTGTTGAGGATGACAGAGCTGTTGTTCAGGGACGTGGAGTTTGTGAGGGAGTTGAAGAAGGGTGGAAAGGGTTCGTGTACGCCATGGAAGGAGTACTTATGAGAAGGAGATGGCGCTGGTAAAGACGAGAGAGAGCTTTAAAAGGGTTTGAAGATGGTAATGATAACTCACTGTCCAATTTGTTATGGTGGATAATGGATATACAGTAGGCCGGATGAGGTTATAGATGGAGGCTGTGTTATTTTGCCTATACTGCCAttgagagatattttttatatttaatataaaaaataaatataataaaaaaattttaaatttattccatggaaaaattaaacatctattttagtaatatatacacatgatgataacgataaaaataataaatcctaaACTTAGACATCCAAAGGTGCAACtgatttgatgtttattttctttgactCCTCTCCTGCATCCATACAAACAGATAGATTTATATGtattagaaattatttattaatttaaataatatatatatatatatatttattaaaggaATCAGcaagtcatatatatattaaaggcgATGATATGCAGGGTTTGGATAGTAAACCTACATTTATAATTGAAGGctctttatttaattgtttctataaagttttgaattcaaaatgaCTTAAATAGACCACATTCGCCCTtccgattatatatatatatatatgtatatataatgtaaaaaattaaaaaagagagaTTGAGTGATTGATTATTATCACCTGATAGAGGTTCATCGTTGGTGTATTTTACATAACAAGCAATTATGAGATTTGCGATGACAAACATTCCCAGGCCTCCAAGTCGTGCTACAACCGCGCTCGTTGGATATATCAAAGCCATAATCAACCCAAGCATTGCCCAAAAATAGCACATTACCAAACCCCAGAAGGGGAAAAATGAGGGGAAGTGATCACCACCGTACTCGTAACATATGTAAATTATTATGAGGGTTTCAAGGGCCAATACTACATTGACCGTTAACAATTGCAATGGCCTTATGCCTTTTGGGAagtggaaaaaataattaaccaaCACCATGGTTAATACCATGCACAACCACAGGAGAATGCCAGATATGATGTAACTACCCTTCTTCATTGAGTATGGATTATATAACTTTTAGCTAGCTCGTTAAGTTCACTTTTCACCTTTTGATGTCCATTTAATATATACGACTATTTATATAGGTTTTACAAATcctaattttatgaaaattatcatTCTATTTTAAATAGGGAGTAGAGTAGATAAGTATAAAAAACTATCATTAtcctattttaaataaaaataaaaaaaagttgataattaaaatataaaaaagagtCTGCTATCATACTTGGCATGGaagtaagaaaagaagaaaaggattagttaaaagaaaaatccaaaaaaacatccaattttaaaaaagaaattcaaaaattaaaaaaatcaattccaaAAATTTCAcgtgataaattttaaaaaaaaagtaataaaaagtaATAGAAGAAGGAGAACGGAAACGATTGCTCTTATAcgtggaaaaacaaaaaaacaaaacaacgatTGCCCTTGTCCAGGTACGACCGTACGACGATGGACGCCGTCACCTAGCAGGAACTTGAATCTGAGGTCCTTTCCAAGATCCGGTTCGCCAAGCACCGCTTGGAGACTTCCCTCTTTTATGCCCGTGTGCTCTGCTTCTTTGATTGATCGGGAACCCTTGATTGGGAGCTGCAATCCGCTTTTTGGATCGATTTTTCGGTAAgagttgttgtattttgttgtttttaattgctGGATTCACTGTGGATTGATATGTTTTTTAGGGGGATTGGGTTGGGGTTTTGGGTTGGATTTCGGGGGtgattttctttggtttttggaAATTTAGGGTTTGTTTATGAGGGGAATTTGGGGAGGGATTGGGGTTTGTTTGTGTTGAGTGCTGGATTTTTGGTTTATAGGAATGTGGCATGGGTAGAGGCTATTTGCTGGATTGGAGCTAGTGGGAGCGTTCTTGAGATTTCTGGGGACTTTCTGACTGGGTTAATTTGGAGTGGAGCAACGAGCGTGGTTCTGAATCCCATGTGAGTTCTTTCTGTCTATGTTCCTCTCtagttttccctttttttttccccaattattttgttgtttttgtttgatggCTATCTGATATTTAGAATCAAAAGTTTAATTTGGCATTCcattcagtatatatatatatatatatatatatatatatatatatatatatatatatatatatatatatatatatcaagaataaCCAAGAATAACCAAGAAAAGATAACCTGCAGTATCACCCTCATCTTGAGAATAACcaagaaaagataagagagTTTTGGACATGGAATGGGATACCCACGTCACATGCAGTCTTTCTTGGATTTCACGTAGTTTGtgagaaatataaaatatcttaTCCATTGGGAATCTGTTAAACTAGTCTGCAAATGACTGAGTACTGAGAGTAATAAGAACTAAGAACAAGGAATTGTGGATAAATcatattgtttaattaatgtgacattattaattaatatcttgatgatgttaacttatcaAAGTTGTTTTTTCATATTGGTTGAGAATAATTAGTGTGAATACTTAGAGATAAAGTAAAATTTGATGCATGTTTGGTTAAATGAAGAAAGTAAGAATCTTAGTGCATGgtatatatttttgtctgaTTTCTGTTTTTCATATTGATTGAGACTTTGAGAGGATGAAAAGATGAGAGAACATTAGCGTCATCAATCAGGGTTTTTGAATAGATTCCCATGTTCATCttagttaattatatatatatatatatattactagaaaaatacaaattattgttattaaccTGGACTACGCCATATAATGATATAAccttaataaattaatgagaacaattttttttgcGATTGAGGTTCGAAGGCTGACTTCATGGTATGCCAAgtgatcttttatttttttcttttggtagaGAGGTGGTTTTGCAAATGAGatgattttattagttattactcatgtattcatctttcattcattttcattcattatatatatatatatatatatatatatatatattactcatGTGAGAGTTGGCAGCATATGATATAATGATCCCTTGTGCTTAATGTGGAgcaaaaagtatatatttatataaatataaatgtatatttatagcaagcaaagcaaagagtatatatatatttttatagcaATGCTTGTATGGATCCTAGTTTTTATTAAGATTGTATTTGTATGTATGGTTTATTATAcattaggattattgtttttaagttgttttattcatttatttttttaatttgcatgtGTTAAAATGGTGTTGATAGTTTTAAGGTTATTATTAGTTTGGCCGTGTTTTTTTGAAGCAAAAAGGATTTGTCTCCAAATACAAGACATCTCAAGGAAATTTGACTTAGGGTTGGAATTCggagtttgtttattttttgggCATTGGTCAGGTTGCATCGGaaattaattatgtaattttaagtatttatttcttgatgtttaaaaataattgaataatttaCCAGAAAAAGGAATCATGCAAAATTTATATTGTATGTATGTTAAT includes:
- the LOC120254438 gene encoding uncharacterized protein LOC120254438, which translates into the protein MGDGDLLLLAHPLHLRLHQHLVALEMHAAVTWWHVRKGEGVYEEQFSKQNKLVGLFVGELNKRGSGLWFAPPKWKQCRLIWDSSAAIVEDDRAVVQGRGVCEGVEEGWKGFVYAMEGVLMRRRWRW